One stretch of Legionella birminghamensis DNA includes these proteins:
- a CDS encoding phosphoribosylanthranilate isomerase: MMVQRVRIKMCGMTRREDVLHAARLGADAIGLIFHPASPRCVTLEQAAELLGKQPLFTNVVAVLVNPEVQQVNEIIHALPVNWLQFHGDETPEFCRQFDLPYIKAVPVRSSSCINDAMRKYAEASALLLETPSLAVRGGSGQVFDWRLIPEQRTLPIILAGGLSLENIAEALKVCQPDAVDICSGLESSPGIKDHDKMNRFVELVGGINEQ, encoded by the coding sequence ATGATGGTACAGCGTGTTCGAATTAAAATGTGTGGAATGACGCGCCGTGAAGATGTTCTTCATGCGGCGCGCCTGGGTGCAGATGCAATTGGGTTGATTTTCCACCCGGCGAGTCCACGCTGCGTGACGCTTGAACAAGCCGCTGAATTACTAGGCAAGCAGCCTCTTTTTACCAATGTTGTGGCTGTATTGGTTAATCCAGAAGTGCAGCAGGTCAATGAAATTATTCACGCCTTACCCGTAAACTGGCTGCAATTTCATGGCGATGAGACACCTGAATTTTGCCGGCAGTTTGATCTGCCCTATATTAAGGCGGTGCCTGTCAGGTCTTCGAGCTGCATCAATGATGCTATGAGAAAATATGCAGAGGCTTCCGCACTGTTACTCGAAACGCCTTCGCTTGCAGTCAGGGGGGGAAGCGGGCAGGTATTCGACTGGCGTTTGATTCCAGAACAAAGGACACTGCCGATTATCCTTGCCGGCGGCTTAAGCCTCGAAAATATTGCAGAGGCGCTGAAAGTCTGCCAGCCTGATGCGGTGGACATTTGCAGTGGCCTGGAGAGTTCTCCGGGCATTAAAGATCATGACAAAATGAATCGTTTTGTCGAACTGGTAGGAGGAATAAATGAGCAGTAG
- the trpB gene encoding tryptophan synthase subunit beta, with translation MSSSDLPDRFGHFGPYGGMFVADTLMFALEELKKAYEFYKNDAEFLAELDLELKDYVGRPSPLYYAERLSKQIGGAKIYLKREDLNHTGAHKVNNTIGQGLLAKRMGKTRIIAETGAGQHGVASATVAAKLGMECVVYMGSEDIKRQSSNVYRMKLLGATVVPVHSGSKTLKDALNEAMRDWVSNVDNTFYIIGTVAGPHPYPQMVRDFQAVIGRESRQQSLEKTGRLPDAVVACVGGGSNAIGLFYPFLNDNTVKIIGVEAAGKGIETGEHAASLIAGKPGVLHGNRTYLLCDEYGQIKDTHSISAGLDYPGVGPEHAWLRDSGRAEYVGIEDDEALHAFRTLTRVEGIIPALESSHAVAYAMKLAAEMNSSQHIIVNLSGRGDKDMHTVAAIDGMTV, from the coding sequence ATGAGCAGTAGTGATCTACCGGACCGCTTCGGTCATTTTGGTCCTTATGGCGGCATGTTTGTTGCAGATACATTGATGTTTGCTCTCGAGGAATTAAAGAAAGCCTATGAGTTTTATAAAAATGACGCTGAATTCCTGGCAGAACTGGATCTTGAGCTAAAGGATTATGTGGGAAGGCCCAGTCCTTTATACTATGCTGAGCGCCTGAGCAAGCAAATAGGCGGGGCAAAAATTTATTTAAAGCGAGAAGATTTAAACCATACTGGCGCCCACAAGGTCAATAACACAATCGGCCAGGGTTTATTAGCAAAGCGCATGGGGAAAACCCGTATCATTGCTGAAACCGGCGCAGGGCAGCATGGGGTCGCTTCTGCTACTGTTGCTGCCAAACTGGGAATGGAATGTGTTGTCTACATGGGATCGGAGGATATCAAGCGCCAGTCGAGCAATGTTTACCGCATGAAGCTGCTGGGAGCGACTGTAGTACCCGTCCATTCAGGGTCAAAAACCCTGAAAGATGCACTCAATGAAGCCATGCGCGATTGGGTCAGTAATGTTGATAACACCTTTTACATCATTGGAACGGTAGCCGGCCCTCACCCCTATCCGCAAATGGTCAGAGATTTTCAGGCAGTTATCGGGCGAGAGTCCCGTCAGCAAAGCCTTGAGAAAACGGGTCGGTTACCAGATGCTGTTGTTGCCTGTGTTGGGGGCGGTTCTAACGCAATTGGCCTTTTTTATCCTTTTCTGAATGATAATACGGTTAAAATTATTGGTGTAGAGGCCGCGGGTAAAGGCATTGAAACCGGAGAACATGCGGCCTCTCTGATTGCAGGTAAACCAGGCGTATTGCATGGAAATCGCACCTATCTGCTTTGCGATGAATATGGTCAGATAAAGGATACTCATTCGATCTCGGCAGGTCTGGATTATCCCGGGGTAGGGCCCGAACATGCCTGGTTACGGGATAGCGGACGGGCCGAATATGTGGGCATAGAGGATGATGAAGCGCTTCATGCTTTCCGAACTCTGACAAGGGTGGAAGGCATCATTCCAGCCCTGGAGTCCAGTCATGCCGTGGCTTATGCGATGAAACTCGCTGCTGAAATGAACAGTTCCCAGCATATTATTGTCAATTTGTCAGGCCGTGGCGATAAAGACATGCATACAGTGGCAGCAATTGATGGGATGACCGTTTAA
- the trpA gene encoding tryptophan synthase subunit alpha has protein sequence MNRIDKTLSALKAANKKMLSPYITAGDPTPRHTVDLMHALVDAGADVLEIGIPFSDPMAEGPVIQAAMERALNHQVNCEQVLDMVSEFRRKDSQTPIVIMGYVNPVEIYGYERFAIKAQQAGVDGTILVDLPPEESKTVSAIWKAHGLYSIYLCSPTTSDERMKLINEYGQGYLYYVSLKGVTGSDALDMKAVKDNYQYRKTQTNLPLMVGFGIKTPQMAASVSEFSEGVIVGAALINTMIEAYNHKQDINLAAKTLINSMRNAIDGKNDE, from the coding sequence ATGAATCGTATAGATAAAACGCTGTCTGCATTAAAAGCAGCTAATAAAAAAATGCTTAGCCCCTATATAACCGCTGGCGACCCTACGCCCAGGCACACTGTCGATCTAATGCATGCTTTAGTGGATGCAGGGGCTGACGTGCTTGAGATAGGTATCCCTTTTTCTGATCCCATGGCAGAAGGGCCAGTAATCCAGGCGGCTATGGAAAGGGCATTGAACCATCAGGTGAATTGTGAACAAGTTTTAGACATGGTAAGCGAGTTTCGCCGCAAGGATAGCCAAACACCCATAGTCATTATGGGCTATGTTAACCCTGTGGAAATTTATGGCTATGAACGCTTTGCAATAAAAGCGCAGCAAGCTGGTGTTGATGGAACCATCCTGGTCGATTTACCGCCGGAAGAGAGCAAAACGGTGAGTGCCATCTGGAAAGCTCACGGTTTATACAGCATTTACTTATGCTCCCCGACTACCTCTGACGAGCGGATGAAATTAATAAATGAGTATGGGCAAGGCTATCTTTATTACGTATCCTTGAAGGGTGTCACGGGATCTGATGCGTTGGATATGAAGGCAGTCAAAGACAATTACCAATACCGAAAGACGCAGACTAACTTGCCCTTGATGGTTGGATTTGGAATTAAAACACCGCAAATGGCAGCCAGTGTATCTGAATTTTCAGAGGGCGTCATTGTAGGAGCCGCATTAATTAATACAATGATTGAAGCCTACAATCATAAACAGGACATTAACCTGGCGGCAAAAACTTTAATCAATTCGATGCGAAATGCGATAGATGGGAAAAATGATGAATGA
- a CDS encoding glutamine--tRNA ligase/YqeY domain fusion protein, with protein MNDINEKRAHFIRQLVTDDLETGKYKEIITRFPPEPNGYLHVGHAKSICLNFGLAEEFSGKCYFRFDDTNPIKEEDEYVQAMIEDVKWLGFNWYEMTHSSDYYHQLYDYAVLLIKEGKAYVDSLSMEEIRAYRGSLQEPGKDSPYRSRSIEENLDLFERMKNGEFPDGTHVLRAKIDMQSGNINMRDPVLYRIRHASHQRTGDEWCIYPMYDYAHPISDALEKITHSLCTLEFQDHRPLYDWFIDNLPVPAKPIQTEFARLNLSHTVTSKRKLRELVEQGRVNGWDDPRLPTIRGMRKRGYPPAAIREFCEQIGISRSDSVIDMSILEACVRDELNRHAKRALCVLDPLKLVIENYPEDQVEELNASYHPQDPEAGSRSLPFAREIYIERSDFMENPPKDYFRLSVGAEVRLRHAYVIRCTDVIRNEQGEIIELRCSYDPDTLGKNPVGRKVKGVIHWVSVRHAHPVTVYQYDRLFNDANPGREDDFMQFLNHDSLLVQNAFCEPSLAKAKADDVFQFERLGYYCVNESEAGQVKAFHRIVGLKDTWAKIS; from the coding sequence ATGAATGATATTAACGAGAAAAGAGCTCATTTTATTAGACAACTAGTGACTGATGATCTGGAAACAGGGAAATATAAGGAAATCATCACCCGCTTCCCCCCTGAACCCAATGGTTATCTACATGTAGGACATGCTAAATCAATCTGCCTGAATTTTGGTTTAGCAGAGGAATTTTCCGGCAAATGCTATTTCCGTTTTGATGATACTAACCCCATCAAGGAAGAAGATGAGTACGTTCAAGCTATGATTGAAGATGTAAAATGGCTGGGTTTTAACTGGTATGAGATGACGCATTCCTCGGATTATTATCATCAATTGTATGATTATGCGGTTCTGCTGATTAAAGAAGGCAAGGCCTATGTCGATAGTCTTAGTATGGAAGAAATCAGGGCTTATAGAGGCAGCTTGCAAGAGCCTGGAAAAGACAGTCCCTACCGCAGCCGCAGCATTGAAGAAAATCTCGATTTATTCGAACGTATGAAGAATGGTGAGTTCCCTGATGGTACGCATGTACTAAGAGCAAAAATTGATATGCAATCCGGTAATATCAATATGAGGGATCCGGTGCTGTACCGCATTCGCCATGCCAGCCATCAACGTACCGGTGATGAATGGTGTATTTATCCAATGTATGATTACGCGCATCCGATTTCTGATGCGCTTGAAAAAATCACTCACTCCCTGTGTACATTGGAGTTTCAGGACCACCGGCCCCTGTATGATTGGTTTATTGATAATTTGCCAGTTCCAGCCAAACCCATTCAAACCGAGTTTGCCCGCTTGAATCTGTCACATACCGTGACCAGTAAGCGTAAATTAAGGGAATTGGTTGAACAAGGTCGGGTAAACGGTTGGGATGATCCGCGTTTGCCAACCATTCGTGGCATGCGAAAAAGAGGTTATCCGCCAGCGGCCATCCGTGAATTTTGTGAGCAGATTGGAATCTCTCGCAGTGATTCTGTGATTGACATGTCCATTCTGGAGGCTTGCGTTCGTGACGAGTTAAATCGCCATGCTAAACGGGCTTTATGTGTACTTGATCCGCTTAAACTGGTCATTGAAAACTACCCGGAAGATCAGGTCGAAGAGTTGAATGCATCCTATCATCCCCAGGATCCGGAAGCCGGAAGCCGCAGCCTGCCATTTGCCCGTGAGATCTATATTGAGCGAAGTGACTTTATGGAAAATCCCCCTAAAGATTATTTTCGTTTGTCAGTGGGAGCGGAAGTTCGATTAAGACATGCCTATGTCATCCGCTGTACAGATGTAATACGCAATGAGCAGGGTGAAATTATTGAGCTGCGCTGCAGTTATGATCCCGATACCTTGGGTAAAAACCCGGTTGGAAGAAAAGTAAAGGGAGTGATACATTGGGTGTCAGTCAGGCACGCGCATCCGGTCACTGTTTACCAGTACGATCGCTTGTTCAACGATGCCAATCCGGGTCGGGAAGACGATTTCATGCAGTTTTTAAATCATGATTCCCTATTGGTTCAAAATGCGTTTTGCGAACCATCGCTGGCAAAAGCGAAGGCAGATGACGTCTTCCAGTTTGAACGTCTGGGATACTACTGTGTCAATGAGAGCGAGGCAGGGCAGGTGAAAGCCTTCCATCGCATTGTAGGGTTAAAAGATACCTGGGCAAAAATCAGTTAA